From Streptomyces durmitorensis, a single genomic window includes:
- a CDS encoding transketolase produces MTTSELAPLARQLRVDSVRAADAAGSGHPTSSMSAADLMAVLLGRHLHYDFDRPDHPGNDRFILSKGHASPLLYAAYKAAGVVTDSELLTFRTEGSRLEGHPTPRRIPWVETATGSLGQGLPVGVGMALSGKRLDRIPYRVWVLCGDSELAEGSVWEAVEHAGYEHLDNLTALVDVNRLGQRGPTRHAWDLGAYARRFAAFGWHVVEVDGHDLDAVDLAFQEARSTTRQPTAILARTVKGKGVAAVEDREGMHGKPLPEAQAAIEELGGAHDIRVEVRKPAAARALHATRTGHLELPRHEVGDSVATRTAFGQALAALGTARGDIVALDGEVGDSTRAEYFAKEHPDRYFECYIAEQQLVAAAVGLAARGWVPYASTFAAFFTRAHDFIRMAAISGSGINLVGSHAGVAIGQDGPSQMGLEDLAMFRAVHDSTVLYPCDAHQTGRLVAQMAGLDGVRYLRTSRGDTPVIYGPGEEFPVGGSKVLRSSDADRLTLVAAGVTVHEALTAAEFLDREGIQVRVIDLYSVKPVDRATLREAADRTGCLLTVEDHRPEGGIGDAVCEAFGDGSPVPRLVRLAVRTMPGSASPAEQLRAAGIDAESIAAAARLLVEQAVVR; encoded by the coding sequence ATGACCACCAGTGAACTCGCCCCGCTCGCACGGCAGTTGCGGGTCGACTCCGTCCGGGCTGCGGATGCCGCGGGATCCGGCCACCCCACCTCGTCGATGTCCGCCGCCGACCTGATGGCGGTGCTCCTGGGGCGCCACCTGCACTACGACTTCGACCGGCCCGACCATCCGGGCAACGACCGCTTCATCCTCTCCAAAGGACATGCGTCGCCCCTCCTGTACGCGGCGTACAAAGCGGCGGGCGTGGTCACCGACAGCGAGTTGCTGACCTTCCGCACCGAGGGCAGCCGTCTGGAGGGGCATCCGACGCCGCGCCGCATCCCGTGGGTGGAGACCGCCACCGGATCCCTCGGCCAGGGGCTGCCCGTCGGCGTCGGCATGGCGCTCTCGGGCAAGCGGCTCGACCGGATCCCCTACCGGGTCTGGGTGCTGTGCGGCGACAGCGAGCTGGCGGAGGGCTCGGTGTGGGAGGCGGTCGAGCACGCCGGGTACGAGCACCTGGACAATCTGACCGCCCTCGTCGACGTCAACCGCCTGGGGCAGCGCGGCCCCACCCGCCACGCGTGGGATCTCGGCGCCTACGCCCGCCGGTTCGCCGCCTTCGGCTGGCACGTCGTCGAGGTCGACGGCCACGACCTGGACGCGGTCGACCTCGCCTTCCAGGAGGCCCGCTCCACCACCCGGCAGCCCACGGCCATCCTTGCCCGCACCGTCAAGGGCAAGGGTGTCGCCGCCGTCGAGGACCGCGAGGGCATGCACGGCAAGCCCCTGCCGGAGGCACAGGCGGCGATCGAGGAGCTGGGCGGCGCGCACGATATCCGGGTCGAGGTGCGCAAGCCCGCCGCCGCGCGGGCGCTGCACGCGACGCGCACCGGTCATCTGGAGCTGCCGCGCCACGAGGTGGGCGACTCGGTCGCCACCCGCACCGCCTTCGGCCAGGCGCTCGCCGCGCTCGGCACCGCGCGCGGCGACATCGTGGCCCTCGACGGGGAGGTCGGCGACTCCACGCGGGCGGAGTACTTCGCCAAGGAGCACCCCGACCGCTACTTCGAGTGCTACATCGCCGAGCAGCAACTCGTCGCCGCCGCCGTGGGGTTGGCGGCCCGCGGCTGGGTTCCGTACGCCTCCACGTTCGCGGCCTTCTTCACCCGGGCCCACGACTTCATCCGCATGGCGGCGATCAGCGGCTCCGGCATCAACCTCGTCGGCTCCCACGCGGGCGTCGCCATCGGCCAGGACGGTCCTTCCCAGATGGGGCTCGAAGACCTGGCGATGTTCCGCGCCGTGCACGACTCGACGGTCCTGTATCCGTGCGACGCCCACCAGACGGGGCGGCTCGTCGCGCAGATGGCGGGCCTGGACGGCGTGCGCTACCTGCGCACGTCGCGCGGGGACACGCCCGTCATCTACGGGCCCGGAGAGGAGTTCCCCGTCGGCGGCTCCAAGGTCCTGCGCTCGTCCGACGCCGACCGGCTCACACTGGTGGCGGCGGGCGTGACCGTCCACGAGGCGCTGACGGCCGCCGAGTTCCTGGACCGCGAGGGCATCCAGGTGCGCGTCATCGACCTGTACTCGGTCAAGCCCGTCGACCGCGCCACCCTGCGCGAGGCCGCCGACCGCACCGGCTGTCTGCTCACCGTCGAGGACCACCGGCCGGAGGGCGGCATCGGTGACGCCGTCTGCGAGGCCTTCGGCGACGGGAGCCCGGTGCCGCGCCTGGTGCGGCTCGCGGTGCGGACGATGCCGGGTTCGGCGTCCCCCGCCGAGCAGTTGCGCGCCGCCGGAATCGACGCCGAGTCCATCGCGGCGGCGGCGCGGCTGCTCGTGGAGCAGGCGGTGGTGCGGTGA
- a CDS encoding enolase C-terminal domain-like protein: MKDAVPIESPAMSAYLVPADAPEADGTFAWESTTIVFVEVTAGDATGTGWTYAPASTVALIAEQLVPTVTGLDALDIPAAHAAMTKTIRNTGRPGAASCAVSAIDIALWDLKARLLEIPLVRLLGAARDEVPVYGSGGFTTYHDTHLAAQLNGWVHGQGIPRVKIKVGEDWGRAAARDVLRVRTARDVIGSQAELYVDASGGYTRKQAVRVGRVLAEHGVGWFEEPVPSDDLRGLALVRDALVCDVTAGAYGYDLSYFARMVPAVDCLQLDATRCGGLTEWLRAAALAQAHGIEVSARCAPHAHAAVAACVPNLRHIEWLHDHVRVESMFFDGALDPTGGVVRPDGGIGHGLELRRTEEVEEYRVA, translated from the coding sequence ATGAAGGACGCAGTGCCCATCGAAAGCCCCGCCATGTCCGCGTACCTGGTGCCCGCGGACGCCCCCGAGGCGGACGGCACCTTCGCGTGGGAGAGCACGACGATCGTGTTCGTCGAGGTCACGGCGGGCGACGCGACGGGCACGGGCTGGACCTACGCTCCCGCGTCCACCGTGGCCCTGATCGCCGAGCAGTTGGTCCCCACGGTCACGGGTCTCGACGCGCTCGACATCCCCGCGGCGCACGCGGCGATGACGAAGACGATCCGCAACACCGGCCGCCCGGGCGCCGCCTCGTGCGCCGTGTCGGCGATCGACATCGCCCTGTGGGACCTGAAGGCACGCCTCCTGGAGATCCCGCTCGTACGTCTCCTGGGCGCGGCCCGCGACGAGGTCCCCGTCTACGGCAGCGGAGGCTTCACGACGTACCACGACACGCATCTGGCGGCCCAGCTGAACGGCTGGGTGCACGGCCAGGGCATACCCCGCGTCAAGATAAAGGTCGGCGAGGACTGGGGGCGGGCCGCGGCCCGCGACGTGCTGCGGGTACGCACGGCGCGCGACGTCATCGGCTCGCAGGCCGAGTTGTATGTCGACGCGAGCGGCGGCTACACCCGCAAGCAGGCGGTCCGGGTGGGCCGGGTGCTTGCCGAGCACGGGGTGGGCTGGTTCGAGGAGCCGGTGCCCTCGGACGACCTGCGGGGGCTCGCGCTGGTGCGGGACGCGCTGGTCTGCGACGTGACGGCCGGCGCGTACGGCTACGACCTCTCGTACTTCGCGCGGATGGTGCCCGCCGTGGACTGCCTCCAGCTGGACGCGACGCGCTGCGGCGGTCTGACCGAGTGGCTGCGCGCCGCGGCCCTCGCGCAGGCGCACGGCATCGAGGTCTCGGCCCGCTGCGCCCCGCACGCGCATGCCGCGGTCGCCGCGTGCGTACCGAATCTGCGGCACATCGAGTGGCTCCACGACCATGTGCGGGTCGAGTCGATGTTCTTCGACGGCGCCCTCGACCCGACGGGCGGCGTCGTCCGGCCCGACGGCGGCATCGGCCACGGCCTGGAGCTGCGGCGCACCGAGGAGGTCGAGGAATACCGGGTCGCGTGA
- a CDS encoding VOC family protein: MEILGATLRICVEDLESSVAFYERLAGGPAQRFERGGVSVAAVGCFLLMSGPEKEIEILRKVSATIAVENVDEAYAVLNASGAHVIAGPVPTPAGRNLIAMHPDGAVFEYVDRRAAT; this comes from the coding sequence ATGGAGATCCTGGGAGCCACGCTGCGTATCTGCGTCGAGGACCTGGAGTCCTCGGTCGCCTTCTACGAACGCCTCGCGGGCGGTCCCGCGCAGCGTTTCGAGCGTGGGGGCGTGTCGGTCGCGGCGGTCGGGTGCTTTCTGTTGATGAGCGGTCCCGAGAAGGAGATCGAGATCCTCCGGAAGGTCTCGGCGACGATCGCGGTGGAGAACGTCGACGAGGCGTACGCCGTCCTGAACGCGTCCGGCGCCCATGTCATCGCGGGCCCCGTCCCGACCCCGGCGGGCCGCAACCTCATCGCGATGCATCCGGACGGCGCGGTCTTCGAGTACGTGGACCGGCGCGCCGCGACCTGA
- a CDS encoding GntR family transcriptional regulator has translation MHVAGSASGTERVSLSAQAREAVRQRIVDRRYPLGARLVEREVAEELRMSRVPVREAMRALVAEGLLELLPHSGVRVRRLERSDVRHLYEVWEPLAVQASRLSARRVAESAPDEPPGLAALRATLGQAEQASDVDDGPREVAAHTAFHEGIVTLSGNPLLARTMEQLSWQLQLLFGMRAEPDHMRAQHGLIYRQIAAGDEETAAASTLLHVRDSQAVALRSLFEA, from the coding sequence GTGCACGTGGCGGGCAGTGCGAGCGGTACGGAACGGGTGTCGTTGAGCGCCCAGGCGCGCGAGGCCGTCCGGCAGCGCATCGTGGACCGCCGCTATCCGCTGGGCGCGCGCCTGGTGGAGCGCGAGGTCGCCGAGGAGCTGCGGATGTCGCGGGTCCCCGTGCGGGAGGCGATGCGCGCGCTGGTCGCCGAGGGCCTCCTGGAGCTCCTGCCGCACAGCGGGGTGCGGGTGCGCCGCCTGGAACGTTCCGACGTGCGGCATCTGTACGAGGTGTGGGAGCCGCTCGCCGTCCAGGCGTCCCGGCTCTCCGCGCGCCGGGTGGCGGAAAGCGCGCCGGACGAGCCGCCGGGACTCGCCGCGCTGCGGGCCACGCTCGGCCAGGCCGAGCAGGCGTCGGACGTGGACGACGGGCCGCGTGAGGTCGCCGCGCACACGGCGTTCCACGAGGGCATCGTGACCCTCTCCGGCAATCCTCTGCTTGCCCGCACGATGGAGCAGCTGAGCTGGCAGCTCCAGCTCCTGTTCGGCATGCGCGCGGAGCCGGACCACATGCGGGCCCAGCACGGCCTGATCTACCGGCAGATCGCGGCGGGCGACGAGGAGACCGCGGCGGCGAGCACGCTGCTGCATGTGCGGGACAGCCAGGCGGTGGCGCTGCGGTCGCTCTTCGAGGCGTGA